taattgttcaaCGTCGAAGAGATCAAGTAATTAATCAAAAACAACGTTTTGAGTAGTAATTATGCGAtatgaaatatatcaaattctCTACTACTGATGTGAAATGAAGATGAACATatgcaagtaaaaaataataatgaagtaGTACTTGATTTTCAGGCTCCATCCATCTCCAAGGATTGAAGGTGCTAGCTCCCTTGTACAAATTTTCATCCAGGTGAACCGCTGAAAGAAATGGAACCACAAAGCACCCCTTCGGAATTACATAATCTGCAATCAAATTGTAACACATGAATTAATGACATTCCAGTCCAGTAGTGTGTGTTTTGTGGTAGCTTTTTGCTTTTGCGGTTTGAGAAAAGCTAGTTTTAAAAAGACTTGTCTTTTTAAAACCAAGTTTTTACCATAATTTGTATGAGATGAAAACCAAAACAACTTTTAAAGTAATGGTAGAGCTTAGTATATGTACCTTGGTATACCACATCTTGCTTTGCCTCCCTCATCAGCCATATCGCAATCCCCCCGAGTCGAAGCGTTTCATCAATAACCTATTTAATTTGTGCCAGCAACAGAAtaatccaataaataaatagatctGATACAGTTTATCAGACCCAACTGCATGTGACTGgtggaagaaattaattaggTAGGATAGCAGGGGATTAATTAAGGACACTTATAATACGCATCACTTACACACTGAGTAAAAGACATTGCTTTGTAATCTTGCCATGTTAGCATTCCATCTCCACCAGAAGTACTCCTTATACTATCTTGTTCATCctgtttataaaattaagtaacAACAAATTTATCCCACCAGATGAAGATGATGGATGATATAGATGACGTAGTATATTGGATACAATGAACAATTGCTTGAAGGAGGTGTGGAGATTAATACTAATAATTATTAagcagaaaattaattaatatatagctAAGAAGGTAGTACCAGTAGTTGCTGCATTGCTTTTGGACACCGGGTGAGGAAATAAACAGCAAAAAGCATGGTTTTAGCTGTTGTTTCATTCCCAGCAAAAAGGAGATTGATAATAAAGTCTGCTACTGCATTATCAGGCAAACTTTCTTCCTCTAATAGCCTTCCAAGCACCCCACTACCACCTTCTGATGAGTCTTCTTGCCCGAGCTTCTCTATTGTCTTGTTTATCTTTCCTATAATTTTCTCCCTTGCCTACCAAGCCATGACACATGTACTCTCCACATCACTAACaatacatatattatataatatgataCTCCATAAACTCAACATTTCAGAGTTTACCTTCATGGCAGTGTGGTAGGCGAAACCAGGAATATTTATGGGAAGAGATAGACAACCATCGACAAAGTCAGAGAAGAAGTGAGCCATCTCGTTAATTTCTGTCTCACTTGATGCCCCAAGTAGTTGATTCACCATCAGATTAATAGCTACCTGAACAATAATAAATCATTAACCAGTATCAATATTGATACAACATGTAATCAATCCAATGATCACGATGGCCTAAATTTTCCTTAATTCTAATAGTCAAGTGttactatatatatagagagagtaCTAGAGCAATACTCGCCTTTCTGCAAACATCTTGGAGAAGAATGACTTGGTTGTTGTCAAGTTTGTTCAAAGTTTGAAGCATAATCAATTGAATATCATCCAAGAAATGGAACTTGAGCTTCTCTAGACGCATCATATTAGATGCAATTCCATGAAGTTTTCGTTGTTGCTCTCCGTGGACTGTGATCACCCCATTTTTCCCAACCAAATCTCTAAAAGATTTTGGATAACTTGATTGAAACAATTTTCCTTCATTTTGCATTATAAACCGGTTAAAGGTCGGGTCTGCTGATACCACAGCCCATTTTCCGAGCAAACTGCATGAGAATATCTTACCAAACCTGTTCATGTTAACTATATTTCAAGAGCATGCCTTCATAATTAATGTAAAACAAGGAGTAAACTTTCCCTAAATGACAATCGATATATGGTAATTAAGAATAGAAGATTGTACCTATTGACTTGTTGGTGAACAAATTGAGGGGGATGAGAACCAGCAACAGCATTGAACCAGTTGAAGCTATCACCAATTAATGGCCAGCCTCTACTACCTGGTGGCAATTTGTACCTTGTCTTTTCCTTGCTCTTCTTCTTGCATACAAGCAATTGtacaagaaaaacaatgaataagATGGACGAGATCACAAGTGTTGCCGAATaaatttctctcattttctgTGAAGGTTATGGAATTTCCTTGAAGAAGAGGccggagggagggagggagagggtcTCCGAAACCTGCCAGAGTAATCTAAATACCAGTTATATTTCTAGTAAGGTAATTAAAGTTGATAATCGCTTCTTATAAAGATTCGTTGACCTTAGTTTTGAAGACATGGTGTAGCCACGTTGGTTGAGTAAACATAACGTTTTGCATGTAATAAACTATGATATAAGCAATTCTGTTGT
This DNA window, taken from Populus alba chromosome 17, ASM523922v2, whole genome shotgun sequence, encodes the following:
- the LOC118048544 gene encoding abietadienol/abietadienal oxidase — protein: MREIYSATLVISSILFIVFLVQLLVCKKKSKEKTRYKLPPGSRGWPLIGDSFNWFNAVAGSHPPQFVHQQVNRFGKIFSCSLLGKWAVVSADPTFNRFIMQNEGKLFQSSYPKSFRDLVGKNGVITVHGEQQRKLHGIASNMMRLEKLKFHFLDDIQLIMLQTLNKLDNNQVILLQDVCRKVAINLMVNQLLGASSETEINEMAHFFSDFVDGCLSLPINIPGFAYHTAMKAREKIIGKINKTIEKLGQEDSSEGGSGVLGRLLEEESLPDNAVADFIINLLFAGNETTAKTMLFAVYFLTRCPKAMQQLLDEQDSIRSTSGGDGMLTWQDYKAMSFTQCVIDETLRLGGIAIWLMREAKQDVVYQDYVIPKGCFVVPFLSAVHLDENLYKGASTFNPWRWMEPENQEKRNWRSSPFYCPFGGGARFCPGAELSRLQIAIFLHYFVTTFTWTQLKEDRMSFFPSARLVNGFQIRLTSRHHLDSESL